The Flavobacteriales bacterium genome has a window encoding:
- a CDS encoding IS1595 family transposase, translating into SIKGKYLQNYLNEFCYKLNRRYFGERLFDRLSLAVAKCYW; encoded by the coding sequence CAGCATCAAGGGAAAGTATCTACAGAATTACCTCAACGAGTTCTGCTACAAACTCAACCGTAGGTACTTCGGTGAACGCCTGTTCGACAGGTTATCCCTTGCAGTTGCTAAATGCTACTGGTAA
- a CDS encoding DUF1573 domain-containing protein: MKKAMLLMAMVVGSFAYVTAQVAGPQIEFERVEHDYGEVEQGGDGTTEFVFTNTGTEPLIISKAKGSCGCTVPEWPKEPIAPGAKSAIKVKYDTKRVGPISKSVTITSNSVDNSTFLLKIKGNVKAMPTESDSPEMESIEGATPVSE, encoded by the coding sequence ATGAAAAAAGCAATGTTACTTATGGCGATGGTCGTTGGGTCGTTCGCATACGTTACAGCTCAGGTGGCCGGGCCGCAAATTGAATTTGAAAGAGTGGAGCACGATTACGGTGAGGTGGAGCAAGGCGGTGATGGAACGACTGAGTTCGTTTTCACAAATACTGGAACGGAGCCATTGATCATTTCTAAAGCAAAAGGTTCTTGTGGTTGCACCGTTCCTGAATGGCCAAAAGAGCCGATCGCGCCAGGAGCAAAATCTGCTATCAAAGTAAAGTATGACACCAAGCGTGTTGGTCCTATCAGCAAGTCTGTGACCATTACTTCAAACTCGGTTGACAACAGCACATTCCTTCTGAAGATCAAGGGAAATGTGAAGGCCATGCCAACAGAAAGCGACTCTCCAGAAATGGAAAGCATTGAAGGAGCAACTCCAGTTTCTGAATAA
- a CDS encoding aminotransferase class I/II-fold pyridoxal phosphate-dependent enzyme, with amino-acid sequence MPRLSLKGQQMPESPIRKLVPYATAAKAAGKKVYHLNIGQPDIETPEVALNAVRNLDRKVIEYSNSEGYASYREGLAKYYRGVGIDISSSDIMVTTGGSEALIFGFMTCMDPGDEIIIPEPFYANYNGFATMAGLNVKPITARIEDGFALPPISEFERRITENTRAILICNPGNPTGTLYGKESLEKLAALVKKYDLFLFADEVYREFCYETAIPFSTMNLKGIEQNVVMIDSVSKRYSMCGVRVGALVSRNKQLMANALKFAQARLSPPTLGQIASEAALDTPQEYFDRVKDEYVQRRNTLVDGLNAIEGVICPKPAGAFYVMAQLPVDSGDRFCQWMLEDFDLDGETVMMAPGSGFYSTRAFGEKQVRIAYVLNEADLKRSIKIIEEGLKAYPGRIA; translated from the coding sequence ATGCCACGATTATCCTTGAAGGGGCAGCAGATGCCCGAATCACCTATCCGAAAACTTGTACCGTACGCGACAGCTGCTAAAGCTGCGGGTAAAAAAGTGTATCATTTGAATATCGGTCAGCCTGATATTGAAACACCCGAGGTGGCGTTGAATGCGGTAAGAAATCTGGACCGCAAGGTGATCGAGTACAGCAATTCAGAAGGTTATGCCAGCTATCGCGAAGGATTGGCGAAGTATTACCGAGGCGTTGGAATCGATATCTCTTCGTCAGATATTATGGTAACCACAGGCGGTTCGGAAGCATTGATCTTCGGATTCATGACGTGTATGGATCCTGGAGATGAGATCATCATTCCAGAACCGTTTTACGCCAACTACAACGGCTTCGCCACCATGGCCGGACTGAATGTGAAACCCATCACCGCCAGAATTGAAGACGGTTTTGCGCTTCCGCCTATTTCAGAGTTTGAGCGCAGAATTACGGAGAATACGCGTGCCATACTCATTTGCAACCCAGGAAATCCAACTGGAACCTTGTATGGAAAGGAAAGTTTGGAAAAGTTGGCTGCGTTGGTCAAGAAGTACGACCTGTTTCTGTTTGCGGATGAAGTGTATCGCGAATTCTGCTACGAGACGGCCATTCCATTTTCGACCATGAATTTGAAGGGAATTGAGCAGAATGTGGTGATGATAGACAGCGTGAGCAAGCGCTACAGCATGTGTGGCGTGCGAGTTGGCGCTCTGGTTTCGAGAAATAAGCAATTGATGGCAAATGCGTTAAAATTTGCGCAGGCGCGATTGAGCCCACCAACCTTGGGACAGATCGCAAGTGAAGCTGCGTTGGACACACCGCAGGAATATTTCGACCGTGTGAAGGACGAGTATGTGCAACGCAGAAACACGCTTGTTGACGGGCTCAATGCCATCGAAGGTGTTATTTGCCCGAAGCCAGCAGGCGCTTTTTATGTGATGGCACAATTGCCAGTTGATAGCGGTGACAGATTCTGCCAATGGATGTTGGAGGATTTCGACCTTGACGGAGAAACCGTGATGATGGCTCCAGGAAGCGGGTTCTATTCAACTCGTGCGTTCGGTGAAAAGCAGGTAAGGATTGCCTACGTGCTTAACGAGGCAGATCTGAAACGCTCTATCAAAATCATTGAGGAAGGATTGAAAGCATATCCTGGTCGGATTGCCTGA
- a CDS encoding DNA-binding response regulator, with protein MRFPILLGLFFYTVCVHSAPQEDKHTEVSLRMIGHQVLLSVGDSTSRVLPIEKDGQSYRIRFETDFGFNPDELATIVDSVANATQLARSYNVAFQTCHSNETVHMYEVGVKPEENVLACRSRDQPVGCYELVFTILDAPAEIEVQPTTSETLSEYASSDYREVHKLLILLVVVLLILLAIVAFLLKRTRRDEREFDPNEIQIGSYVFNPMRMELKLQGDSIELTSKESDLLQLLCNSANNTVDRETILKTVWGDDGDYVGRTLDVFISKLRKKLEADPNVKIANIRGVGYKLVVNEA; from the coding sequence ATGCGTTTCCCCATCCTCTTAGGACTTTTCTTCTACACGGTTTGTGTTCATTCTGCTCCGCAGGAAGACAAGCACACGGAAGTATCGCTGCGCATGATCGGACATCAAGTTCTTCTGAGTGTTGGAGACAGCACATCGCGCGTTCTTCCAATTGAGAAAGACGGCCAGAGTTACAGAATCCGCTTTGAAACCGATTTCGGGTTCAACCCAGATGAGCTGGCCACGATCGTTGATAGTGTGGCTAACGCAACGCAATTGGCCAGAAGTTATAATGTGGCATTTCAAACCTGCCACTCCAATGAAACGGTGCACATGTATGAGGTTGGTGTCAAGCCCGAAGAGAATGTCTTGGCCTGTCGCTCCAGAGACCAACCTGTTGGCTGCTACGAACTTGTTTTCACCATTTTGGATGCTCCCGCTGAAATTGAGGTTCAACCAACCACATCAGAAACTCTGAGCGAATATGCTTCATCCGACTATCGTGAAGTTCATAAACTGCTGATCCTGCTCGTGGTTGTTCTTCTAATTCTGTTGGCGATCGTTGCCTTCTTGCTCAAACGAACAAGAAGAGATGAACGAGAATTCGACCCGAATGAGATTCAGATAGGTTCTTACGTTTTCAACCCGATGCGGATGGAACTCAAGCTACAAGGCGATTCAATTGAACTGACAAGCAAAGAATCTGATCTGTTACAACTGCTCTGCAACTCTGCCAACAATACCGTTGACCGCGAAACAATTTTGAAAACGGTTTGGGGCGATGATGGTGATTACGTGGGAAGAACGCTGGACGTCTTTATCTCCAAGCTCCGCAAGAAACTGGAAGCCGACCCGAATGTGAAAATTGCCAACATCCGTGGAGTTGGGTACAAGTTAGTGGTCAACGAAGCCTAA
- a CDS encoding Txe/YoeB family addiction module toxin translates to MNREIIFQKDALKEYTEWKKKDPKVAGRIKQLIEAILEQPFEGIGKPEPLKHQLAGYWSRRITKEHRLVYKVTDKDIIIVACKYHY, encoded by the coding sequence ATGAATCGGGAGATTATCTTTCAGAAGGATGCGCTGAAAGAATACACCGAATGGAAGAAGAAAGACCCCAAGGTTGCCGGACGGATCAAACAACTCATTGAGGCCATTCTTGAGCAACCCTTTGAAGGTATTGGGAAACCCGAACCGCTGAAACACCAATTAGCGGGCTACTGGAGCAGAAGAATCACCAAAGAACACCGATTGGTCTATAAAGTGACTGACAAAGACATCATCATTGTGGCCTGTAAATATCACTATTGA
- a CDS encoding DUF4268 domain-containing protein, whose translation MKQTAYGKPLFLNSERQVTSLNKLETFDEGTIQKLIFERPECLPISDIDESYNPVIPVCMELNTTVGPLDILMVSPNGELTIVETKLWRNPEARRKVIAQILDYAKELSGWSYEDLQREVNKRLGEKGNTLYKLVTDFDSSSALPESDFVDSVNRNLERGRFLLLIAGDGIREGARGITEFLSGAGQLNFSFAMVELNIYEAEKVGTLVIPKTLVKTTEIGKMTVEVPTGFKLTIDDTIEKSNPNPSVSKEWEKEKAFYTEFWNELVNDEEFKFDDPGQSMPKPAAGHNLYVYPAGNKKAWISAYFAKSMNCVGVYFRTANNQEGKEILEALNSEKQHIREELGEDVIWTWDDKGYIEARLSCENIFDEKNREEIKDFFKLWLNNFVNALRPRLKKVM comes from the coding sequence ATGAAACAAACGGCCTATGGAAAACCACTTTTCCTGAACTCTGAGAGGCAGGTTACCTCCTTGAACAAACTTGAGACGTTTGACGAAGGGACAATTCAGAAATTGATCTTCGAAAGACCAGAATGCCTTCCAATTAGCGACATAGACGAATCATACAATCCTGTGATCCCTGTTTGTATGGAGCTGAATACAACGGTTGGACCACTCGACATTCTCATGGTCTCTCCAAACGGAGAATTGACCATTGTTGAAACAAAATTATGGCGCAATCCTGAGGCAAGAAGAAAGGTGATTGCGCAAATTCTGGATTATGCGAAGGAGCTTTCGGGATGGAGCTATGAAGACTTACAGCGTGAAGTAAACAAACGTCTTGGGGAAAAGGGAAACACGCTCTATAAATTGGTAACTGACTTCGATTCGAGTTCAGCATTACCAGAATCCGACTTTGTCGACAGCGTTAATCGTAATCTGGAAAGAGGCAGGTTTCTATTGTTGATTGCTGGAGACGGAATACGCGAAGGTGCCCGCGGAATCACCGAATTCCTTTCTGGTGCAGGGCAATTGAATTTCTCATTTGCCATGGTCGAATTGAACATTTATGAAGCGGAAAAGGTCGGAACGTTAGTAATTCCCAAAACGCTGGTCAAAACGACAGAAATTGGAAAAATGACAGTTGAGGTGCCTACTGGTTTCAAGTTGACAATTGACGATACGATTGAGAAATCAAACCCAAACCCTTCTGTATCAAAGGAATGGGAGAAGGAAAAAGCTTTTTATACAGAATTCTGGAATGAGCTTGTAAATGATGAGGAATTCAAGTTTGATGATCCTGGTCAGTCAATGCCAAAACCAGCCGCAGGTCACAATCTCTATGTTTATCCAGCAGGTAATAAAAAGGCTTGGATCAGCGCGTATTTTGCCAAAAGCATGAATTGTGTCGGGGTTTACTTTCGTACCGCAAACAATCAGGAAGGGAAAGAAATTCTTGAAGCCTTGAATTCCGAAAAACAACACATTCGTGAAGAACTTGGAGAAGATGTGATCTGGACCTGGGATGATAAAGGATACATTGAAGCAAGACTTTCTTGTGAGAATATTTTCGATGAGAAAAATCGCGAAGAGATCAAAGACTTCTTCAAACTATGGTTGAACAACTTTGTAAATGCACTACGTCCAAGGTTGAAAAAGGTCATGTAA
- a CDS encoding DUF1343 domain-containing protein — protein MAKTIKYLFIVLWISACGQPTPAPPPAEEVSAQAETTQELRLGAERTEVYLPMLAGKAVGIVANQTSLVGQTHLVDTLLALEVNVKCAFAPEHGFRGNASAGAKISDSKDPKTGLPIVSLYGSNYKPSPKQLEGLDVVIFDIQDVGARFYTYISTMSYMMEACAENDIQFIVLDRPNPNGHYVDGPVLKKEFSSFVGLHQIPVVHGMTVGEYATMVNSEGWLKNAAKCNLTVIEMENYSRKEAYELPVAPSPNLPNQKSIYLYPSLCFFEGTVVSEGRGTDKPFQQFGYPNMPNGNTTFTPKDIKGVASNPKFEGKKCAGVDLSTLSEDSLYNLSQMNLEWLISTYQNYPEKDKFFRTDFFDKLAGSSELRKQIIAGKSAGEIRETWQSELLQFKMMRKKYLVYP, from the coding sequence ATGGCTAAAACTATCAAATATCTGTTTATCGTTCTGTGGATTTCGGCCTGTGGTCAACCAACTCCTGCACCTCCACCAGCGGAAGAGGTTTCAGCGCAAGCCGAAACCACGCAAGAACTTCGTTTAGGTGCTGAACGAACTGAAGTTTACCTTCCAATGCTTGCTGGAAAGGCAGTTGGAATTGTGGCAAATCAAACATCGCTTGTGGGCCAAACGCATTTGGTTGATACGCTTTTGGCTTTGGAGGTTAATGTAAAATGCGCCTTCGCACCTGAACACGGCTTTCGCGGTAATGCCAGCGCGGGAGCGAAAATCTCCGACAGCAAAGACCCGAAAACGGGACTTCCGATCGTCTCACTTTATGGAAGCAATTACAAGCCATCGCCAAAGCAACTGGAAGGTTTGGATGTGGTGATATTTGACATTCAGGATGTGGGTGCGCGGTTCTACACGTACATCAGCACCATGAGCTACATGATGGAAGCTTGCGCTGAGAATGACATCCAGTTCATTGTGCTGGACAGACCAAACCCGAACGGTCATTACGTGGATGGTCCGGTTCTTAAGAAGGAGTTCTCTTCGTTTGTCGGTCTGCACCAGATTCCTGTTGTGCATGGAATGACCGTTGGCGAATACGCGACAATGGTTAATTCTGAAGGTTGGTTGAAAAATGCGGCCAAATGCAACTTGACCGTGATTGAAATGGAGAACTATTCGCGCAAAGAAGCCTACGAATTACCTGTTGCGCCATCTCCGAATCTCCCGAATCAGAAATCCATTTATCTCTATCCGAGCCTCTGTTTCTTCGAAGGAACCGTGGTTAGCGAAGGCCGCGGAACAGACAAACCATTTCAGCAATTCGGCTACCCGAACATGCCGAATGGCAACACCACGTTCACTCCGAAAGACATCAAAGGTGTGGCGAGCAACCCGAAGTTTGAAGGGAAGAAATGTGCTGGCGTTGACCTTTCTACCTTAAGTGAAGACAGTCTTTACAATCTTTCTCAAATGAATTTAGAGTGGTTGATCTCAACCTACCAGAACTACCCAGAGAAAGACAAGTTCTTCAGAACCGATTTCTTCGACAAACTGGCTGGTTCGTCTGAACTTAGAAAGCAGATCATCGCTGGAAAATCAGCAGGTGAGATCCGCGAAACGTGGCAATCAGAACTGCTACAGTTCAAGATGATGCGAAAGAAGTATCTGGTTTATCCGTGA
- a CDS encoding FtsX-like permease family protein, whose product MNTPFFIAKRLIRTGGQAESNTISGTRPIVRIAIAGIALSLAVMIISVAIVTGFQREITDKVVNFGADIVITEYSNLNAIEPKPIPKEQDFYPNLTEVDGIRHIQVFATKAGIIKTDEEIEGVVVKGVGSDFDWTFFKNHLVEGDVFETTDRSRSKNILISEAISKKLKLNVGDRMEVYFIQDEKQRARIFDVTGIYKTGLAEYDERYVITDISHIQRLNGWGDDEVAGFEVFVDDFSRLDELDGVVYSMIGTDLFSATVKELQPQMFDWLDLQDMNVRVIIILMLVVAGFNMISALLIMIIERVNMIGTLKALGMNDGSIQRIFIFQALYLTGVGLFWGNLVGIVLCLAQQHFGIITLDEASYYVKVVPINLELSFVLLLNAGTLFFCFLMMLMPSMVVSRIQPLKAIRFN is encoded by the coding sequence TTGAACACGCCTTTTTTTATTGCGAAACGCCTCATCCGAACGGGAGGGCAGGCCGAAAGTAACACTATTTCGGGTACGCGTCCTATTGTGCGTATTGCCATTGCGGGCATTGCGCTGAGCTTGGCGGTGATGATCATCTCGGTGGCAATTGTTACAGGTTTTCAGCGGGAGATAACGGACAAGGTGGTCAACTTCGGTGCCGATATTGTCATCACGGAGTATTCCAATTTAAATGCCATTGAACCAAAACCGATTCCGAAGGAACAGGATTTCTATCCGAATCTGACCGAGGTCGATGGCATCCGTCACATTCAGGTTTTCGCCACCAAAGCAGGCATCATCAAAACCGATGAGGAAATTGAAGGCGTGGTGGTAAAAGGTGTTGGAAGCGATTTCGATTGGACCTTTTTCAAAAACCATTTGGTAGAAGGAGATGTGTTTGAGACAACAGATCGATCGCGGAGCAAGAATATTCTCATTTCGGAGGCCATTTCTAAGAAGTTGAAACTGAATGTGGGCGACCGCATGGAGGTCTATTTCATTCAGGATGAGAAGCAGCGGGCGCGCATTTTTGATGTGACAGGCATCTACAAAACGGGCTTGGCCGAATATGACGAACGCTATGTGATCACCGACATCTCACACATTCAAAGACTCAATGGGTGGGGCGATGATGAAGTGGCAGGGTTCGAGGTTTTTGTGGATGATTTCTCGCGATTGGATGAGCTGGATGGCGTGGTTTATTCGATGATCGGAACCGATCTTTTCTCCGCCACGGTCAAAGAGTTGCAACCGCAAATGTTCGATTGGCTCGACCTACAGGACATGAATGTGCGCGTCATCATCATCTTGATGTTGGTGGTGGCAGGGTTCAATATGATCTCCGCGCTGCTCATCATGATCATTGAACGCGTGAACATGATCGGAACGCTGAAAGCACTCGGCATGAACGATGGAAGCATTCAGCGCATCTTCATTTTTCAGGCGTTGTATCTTACGGGTGTCGGCCTCTTTTGGGGAAATCTGGTCGGAATCGTGCTGTGTCTGGCACAGCAGCACTTCGGCATTATTACGTTGGATGAAGCCAGTTATTATGTGAAAGTAGTGCCGATAAACTTGGAACTGTCGTTCGTATTGTTGCTGAATGCTGGAACGCTTTTCTTCTGTTTTCTGATGATGTTGATGCCTTCGATGGTGGTTTCACGCATTCAGCCGCTGAAGGCGATTCGGTTCAATTAA
- a CDS encoding TIGR00159 family protein encodes MLLDLLLGFLTFRWLDALDILIVAILLYQLYNLVRGTAAINIFLGILSLYLLYLIVRALNMQLLGSILGQFIGVGVLALIVVFQQEIRRFLLLIGTTGIVGGSRSPFRWLNLKKNLRGGKSLDISAIVSACLNMSHSSTGAIIVISRENNLQFYANTGEALDAEVSAKILESIFYKNSPLHDGAVIVTGNRIRAARCVLPVTDDDDFPAHLGMRHRAAVGLSESSDAVAIVVSEQTGGISITHDGKLDYDVSPKQLRDTLDELFGG; translated from the coding sequence ATGCTGCTCGATCTTCTGTTAGGTTTCCTCACGTTCCGTTGGCTCGATGCGCTGGATATTCTCATCGTGGCCATTCTGCTTTACCAGCTTTACAACCTGGTGCGTGGCACGGCCGCCATCAACATCTTTCTCGGCATCCTATCGCTTTATCTGCTTTACCTTATCGTGCGTGCGCTGAACATGCAGTTGCTCGGTTCCATTCTGGGACAGTTCATAGGTGTTGGTGTGCTGGCGCTGATCGTGGTATTTCAGCAAGAGATAAGGCGGTTTCTGCTTTTGATCGGAACCACAGGAATTGTAGGTGGAAGTCGTTCGCCATTTCGCTGGTTGAACCTGAAAAAGAACCTGCGCGGAGGAAAATCGCTGGATATCAGTGCGATTGTTTCGGCCTGTTTGAACATGTCGCATTCCAGCACAGGCGCCATTATTGTCATTAGCCGCGAGAACAATTTGCAGTTCTACGCCAACACGGGCGAAGCCTTGGATGCCGAAGTTTCGGCCAAAATTCTGGAGTCCATTTTCTACAAGAACAGTCCGCTGCACGATGGCGCTGTGATCGTTACGGGAAACCGGATCCGTGCTGCGCGATGCGTACTTCCGGTTACCGATGATGACGATTTTCCAGCGCATTTGGGCATGCGTCACCGCGCTGCGGTAGGTTTGAGCGAAAGCTCGGATGCAGTGGCCATTGTGGTATCAGAGCAAACCGGTGGAATCTCCATCACACACGATGGAAAACTGGATTATGATGTTTCGCCCAAGCAACTGCGCGACACGCTGGATGAGCTTTTTGGTGGGTAA
- a CDS encoding MgtC/SapB family protein, whose amino-acid sequence MDEVSITVFALKVSLAAVAGLVIGAEREYRGKSAGIKTNMLVSIGAAVFVITSFRFADVSNTDMTRVLSEVVVGVGFLGAGVILQKKDTEMVIGLTTAATIWCSAAVGCMAATGMYWHMAFVTFLILLINIIFGMIDYRISKHGNSRTKDG is encoded by the coding sequence ATGGATGAGGTAAGTATAACGGTGTTTGCACTGAAGGTCAGTTTGGCAGCTGTGGCCGGTCTGGTCATCGGTGCTGAGCGCGAGTATCGCGGCAAAAGTGCCGGAATCAAGACCAATATGCTGGTTTCCATCGGAGCGGCTGTTTTTGTCATCACTTCATTCCGCTTTGCGGATGTTTCGAACACGGATATGACACGCGTTTTGAGCGAAGTGGTGGTCGGTGTAGGTTTTCTCGGTGCAGGGGTCATTCTGCAAAAGAAGGATACAGAAATGGTGATTGGCCTTACCACCGCAGCCACGATCTGGTGCAGCGCAGCGGTAGGATGCATGGCCGCCACAGGCATGTATTGGCACATGGCGTTTGTCACGTTTCTCATCCTTCTCATCAATATCATTTTCGGGATGATCGATTACCGCATTTCAAAGCACGGAAATTCCCGAACGAAAGATGGTTAA
- the folP gene encoding dihydropteroate synthase, with protein sequence MSGKNNFFEKPENERPTRFRQPRRSVTLNCRGRLVVMERPLVMGILNLTPDSFFDGGKYNEVDAAVSRAEQMLEEGADILDLGAYSSRPGAEHISEEEELSRMIPALEEIVKRFPDAVISIDTFRSGVAEKALEVGAHIINDISGGNLDEQLPLVAAKYNAPYICMHMRGTPQTMQQNLVETRFIASENKTDRPRETRSIASLLEFFAHRVPKLVAQGVKDVIVDPGFGFGKTLEQNYELVEHLSDFAIFGKPMLVGVSHKSMIRLKYGNTKAQTLKGTIEVNRQLLQNGADMLRVHDVREAVELVLS encoded by the coding sequence ATGAGCGGCAAAAATAACTTTTTCGAAAAGCCCGAAAACGAGAGACCTACGAGGTTTCGGCAACCTCGTAGGTCTGTAACGCTGAACTGCCGTGGACGGTTAGTGGTAATGGAACGTCCGCTGGTGATGGGCATTCTGAACCTGACGCCCGATAGTTTTTTTGATGGCGGAAAATACAACGAGGTTGATGCAGCCGTTAGCCGAGCGGAGCAAATGTTGGAAGAAGGCGCTGACATTCTTGATCTTGGAGCGTACAGCAGTCGCCCAGGCGCAGAGCATATTTCCGAAGAGGAAGAACTGAGTCGAATGATTCCCGCGTTGGAGGAAATCGTGAAGCGGTTTCCTGATGCGGTGATCTCTATTGACACATTCCGTTCGGGTGTGGCCGAGAAAGCGTTGGAAGTTGGCGCACACATCATCAATGATATTTCGGGCGGGAACTTGGATGAACAATTGCCGTTGGTTGCCGCCAAGTACAACGCGCCTTACATCTGCATGCACATGAGAGGCACACCACAGACCATGCAACAGAACCTCGTAGAGACGCGATTCATCGCGTCTGAAAACAAGACCGACCGACCACGTGAGACGCGATCAATCGCGTCTCTACTGGAATTCTTCGCACACCGCGTTCCGAAATTGGTAGCGCAAGGCGTGAAAGATGTGATCGTTGACCCTGGTTTCGGTTTCGGAAAAACCTTGGAGCAGAACTATGAACTGGTGGAACACCTTTCTGATTTCGCCATTTTCGGCAAACCGATGCTGGTAGGCGTTTCGCACAAAAGCATGATCCGTTTGAAATATGGAAATACGAAAGCGCAAACCTTGAAAGGTACCATTGAAGTGAACCGCCAACTCCTCCAAAATGGCGCAGACATGTTGAGGGTTCATGATGTGAGGGAAGCGGTTGAATTGGTATTATCATGA
- a CDS encoding DUF1599 domain-containing protein produces the protein MSNTNAQYDKALAECREIFVGKMKDYGASWRIFRPSSITDQLFIKANRIRSLEEKGVSKVGEGIYPEYIGLVNYSIMELIQLEHGHADEPDLNLDRATKWYDEYAAEAKALMERKNHDYGEAWRDMRVKSLTDLILVKILRIKEMEDNQGQSELSEGIDANLYDMINYALFALIKLSETVDGQ, from the coding sequence ATGTCTAATACCAACGCACAATACGATAAGGCGCTTGCCGAATGCCGCGAGATCTTCGTGGGCAAGATGAAGGATTACGGTGCTTCGTGGCGCATTTTCCGCCCGAGTTCCATTACCGATCAGCTGTTCATCAAGGCCAATCGCATCCGCAGTCTGGAAGAGAAGGGCGTAAGCAAAGTAGGCGAGGGCATCTATCCCGAATACATCGGTCTGGTCAACTATTCCATCATGGAATTGATCCAATTGGAGCACGGTCATGCAGATGAGCCAGACCTCAACCTTGACCGCGCCACCAAGTGGTACGATGAGTATGCGGCCGAGGCCAAGGCGTTGATGGAACGCAAGAATCACGACTATGGCGAGGCGTGGCGAGATATGCGCGTGAAGTCGCTGACAGATCTAATTCTTGTTAAAATTCTTCGCATCAAAGAGATGGAAGACAATCAGGGACAGAGCGAACTTTCCGAAGGAATTGACGCCAATCTGTACGATATGATCAATTACGCGCTTTTTGCGTTGATAAAGCTGAGCGAAACAGTCGATGGTCAATAG